Genomic DNA from Equus caballus isolate H_3958 breed thoroughbred chromosome 10, TB-T2T, whole genome shotgun sequence:
GGCTGCGgctccagccccctctgccacTCAAGATGTCCACGtgctcccccacctccaggccaCGCTCTCCCTAGAGGTGGCAGGGGGCCCGGCCCAGGCCCCGCCCGCAGGCCCGGCAGCCCCCAACTCCCAGACATTTCTCCTGGTGCAGACTGCCCAGGGTCTCCAACTCATCCCCAGCAGCGTGCAGCCCCCtacgcccccgcccccacccgcaCCCCCCAAGCTCATCCTGCTGCCCTCCTCCAGTACTGGTGGTGGGGGCGGCCGTGCAAGGCAGGGCCCCCGCGCTGTGGGGAAAGCTGGTCAGGGGGCTGGAGTAGTTTGGCTGCCCGGCCCTGGGGGGctgggggtgcagggagggggcaACGCCGGGGCCAGCGGGGGAGGGCAGAGCCTCATCGTTCTGCAGAATGTAGGGAGTGGGGAGGCGGGGCCACAGGAAATGAGTGGggtccagctccagcccctccgGCCAGCCCCGGAAGTAACCACGGTCCAGCTCCAGCCGGCACAGGAGGTGACCACGGTCCAGCTCCAGCAGGCACAGGAGGTGACCACGGTCCAGCTGCAGCCGGCACAGGAAGTGACCACAGTCCAACTCCAGTCTGTGGCGGGCCAGCTGTCCAATCCTAGTGCAGGAACAGTGACCACTGAGGCCCCCAACCTGCTGGTGGTTCAGAGTGGAGCAGCAGAGGAATTACTGGCgggccccagccctggggagcCGGGTGACGGCGAGGCCAGCGCTGGTGTGGTCCAGGATGTGCTCTTTGAGACGCTGCAGACGGACGAGGGATTGCAGAGCGTCCTGGTGCTGAGCGGGGCCGATGGGGAGCAGACCCAGCTGTGTGTGCAGGAGGTCGAGACCCTCCCCCCGGGGCTGGCTGAGCCGCCTGCCCCCGGCCCCTCGGGACAGAAACTGCTCATCATCCGCAGTGCCCCGGCCACCGAGCTGCTGGAAAACAGCAGCGTTGGGGGAGGCGCCGCCACGCTGCAGCTGCTGGCCCCACCGCCACCTGGCCCAGCCTCGCTCCCCGCGGGCATCCCTGCGGCGCCCACTTCCCAGATGGTACAAGTGGTCCCTGCAGGAACTGCGCCTGGGGGCATGACCCCACAGAGCCTGCCCTCCATCCAGATTGTCCAGACTCTGCCCACAGTCCAGCTGGTGCACACGTTTTGAGTAGAACCACTGGTACCTCTTCCTGCCCCACACAGAGACCCCGACTTTCTGTCTGCCTGgttgggctgggggaaggggagctgCAGGCCGGGCTTGCTAATAAAGACCAGAACCTCCTCTTCTGTGTTTTggtttgggggggtggggaggggccgaGAAGGGAAATGTCATGGCCATCGCCATCGCTTGGGAGCCTGGAGTCTTATCTCTtgcttcctggcttgcaggtgaCTTGCTTTGCTTCTTGGGGCCAGCCACTTCTATGTGGGGCTGAGtttatccttaaaaaacagaTGCAGTGGTCACTATAGCGGGCAGGCGTTGGAGTCCAGAATCCTGGTTCAGCCACTCTTTCGCTGTAACTCACGCCACCCCGCCTCATCTGAATGATGGGTGGGTGGGAATGCTTATCTGAAGGTCACTAAGAGCCCAGGTGGGTTGGGGTGGAGGTCCCCGGGGCGGGGGAGTTTGGGAGGCAGTGGGCTGGGGATGCTGGCGCGGCCCCTCCCGCAAAGGCCCTGGAGCCAATGAGAATTGATCCGCTTGCATCACCGCCCCCTCTCAGCGCTCAGGTTGCTTAGCAACCAGGGAACGTTGGGGAACGAGTGTGCGCTCACCCTCCGCGAACCGGGTGAGTACAGctcctcgcccccccccccctccgccGGGTCCCACCGCCGGGTCCCGCCGCCCCCATCCCCTCCCGCCTCAGCGTCTGCTCCCGTCTTCCCAGAGGCCCCCTTTCTCCCTTGCTCTTTCTCCCCTACCCCACCTCCGGCAGGGTCgctgctccctgcccctcccagcccaccccaggcctcccctGACTCCCACCGGGAGCTTGGCAATCGTTGCTAAGGCCTTGTGCAGGCACCGCCCCGCCCCACTTCGTGCGCGCTCTGACGTCACTTCCGCCGGCGACCCCTTCCCGACCCTGCTCCCCTCTACACGGTGTCGAAGGGTCGAAGCGACCCGCAGAGGTGCTTGCGGGTCCTTGCTCCTGCGACGCGGGTCGAGGCGACTGTGGGGGGAGGGTCGCTGGGCACTGAGGGGGGGGCGCGCGGCCTATTCCGCGGCTTTGGGGGGGTTTCGCCGACCCCCCCCggggcagccccagggcctgggagggagcCCCGGGTTGCAAGGTGTCAGCGTTCACAGGGCGTTTAGGGGTAGATCGCTGCACACCACGGGGCGCGGGGGGGCGGGGGATCCCTGGACACTTTGGAAAGGTCACCGGGTGGAGGGAAGCCAATGCTGCCTCGGACCTCCCTTGGGGATCCCTAGCCTTCTCAGTGTCCTATTTGGGACATGCTGCTGTTATTTGGGACCCCTGGGGCTCTTTGGGGACAAGAGGTGCCCCTCTGACGCTGACCTGCTTGTTTTCACCAGGTGCACACCTGCTACTTTCTGGGGGCGTGGGTGCCTGGGGGCTGTCATGGCCCCCAGTCACCTGTCTGTGCGGGAGATGAGGGAAGATGAGAAACCTGTGGTGCTGGAGATGCTGAAGGTGAGAGCCGGCAGGGGACCctgagcctgggggagggggacggcAGTGTGAGTGGCTTCAGCCACCTGCCTGAGCCAGCCAGTACCCCTGGAGAGTGATCCCCTCCTCCTAAGCGATTTGCTGGCTTGGCCCCTTCTTCCTCTAGCGCCGTCTCCCTACCCCTGGGGCTCAGGAAGGGTGTTAGCAGCTGGAGGGTTGTGGAGCTGACCACACGCCAACTTCTTCCCTTAACCTTTGGGAGCTCCCACCCTGGAttcctccctggcagggtctgtCCCCTCTCCTGGTCCCCGGGGGGTTCCTAGTGGGACAGAAGGCCAAGCTTCCCGACTCTGACCACCCTGCTTGCCCACAGGCTGGTGTGAAGGACACGGAGAACCGAGTGGCCCTTCATGCGCTGACGCGGCCGCCGGCCCTGCTCCTCCTGGCGGCGGCCAGCAGCGGCCTGCGCTTCGTCCTGGCCTCCTTCGCCCTGGCCCTCCTCCTGCCCGTGTTCCTGGCTGTGGCCGCCATGAAGCTGGGCCTGCGGGCCCGGTGGGGCTCGCTGCCTCCGCCAGGCGGTCTAGGGGGCCCCTGGGTGGCAGTGCGCGGCTCCGGTGACGTGTGCGGGGTCCTGGCCCTGGCCCCGGGCTCCAATGCTGGGGATGGGGCCCGGGTCACCCGCCTCTCTGTCTCCCGCTGGCACCGCCGCCGAGGTGTGGGCAGGCGGCTGCTGGCCTTTGCCGAATCCCGGGCACGAGCCTGGGCGGGGGGCATGGGGGAGCCCCGGGCTCGGCTCGTGGTCCCGGTGGCTGTGGCAGCCTGGGGCGTGGCGGGGATGCTGGAGGGCTGCGGCTACCAGGCCGAGGGGAGCTGGGGCTGCATGGGCTACACGCTGGTGAGGGAGTTCAGCAAGGACCTGTGACTCCAGACCTGcaccagggagggagggaaaccaGCACTTagtgagcacccactgtgtgcaggCACATTCGCATCCTCCCTCCGTGAACCCCAGCCTACCCAGGGCCTGGAAACAGGCCTGCTGAGGGCTGCAGACCCCACCACAGCCTGACGTCTGTCTGTAGTGTTTGAACTTCTCAGAGAGCTAAACCTGTGTAATCCCCTGCCTCAGATTCTGTCTGCACTGAGAAATCTCCCCGGTCTTTCTGTCTGCAAAGCCTGTGCTGTTTGTGTATGGGCCTGGGAGAGAGATGGGTGGAGGAGATGAGGCCCAGCGAGCCACCCCCCAAGGGTTAGGACTTGGGGTGGGGACACCCCAAACGGGGACAGGCCCCCCGGAAATGGGGTGGGGTTTGATACCTGTGCTTGGAGGGGATGAGCTGAGCCTTTGCGGGGGAGGGTTGTCTGCCCCAGGAGAGCACCCaaggaggaggggacaggcaCAGGGCTGCCTGCTGGCCCCTCCCAGGGAAGGTGACAGCTGAGAGGGGCGGCCAGACCCATCTGGTTTTTTACACCCTTTTGTTAATAAAGCCCGGACTGCTGTGCGCCGTCTCCCTCTCTCTGATGCCTTTTCCAGTCGTCTCAGAACGCCCCTTCTGTCTGGCCCCTCCTTTCCCCGACTTGACATTAATTGTTGGTGGGGCTGCTGGCCTGGGATGAGGGAGGCGATGAGCTCACGGCAGGCAGCCCGCTCCCTGCCAGCCGTCTGACTCACGCTCCCCATTACCAAATTTTTTCCGCCTAACAGCTGCCTGGTGCAGAGAGAGTGTGACGGTgcgtgtgtatgagtgtgtgtatgagtgtgtgtatgtagagtcccccctcccccacctaagCCTCAATCCTTGGTCCTCCCATCCCCCTGCTCCAGTTCCCTTGGGGACACATAAGTTCAACCACTCCTCTCTCAGATGGAGAGCTGGGGATAGCATATAAATCCACCAGGGAGAATGGAGAGGGGTTTCTTAGTCTCCTGTCCTGATCTGGGAAGTCCTTCCTGGTGTCTGGCTGCAAGCTGTCTTGCTGCACTGTTAGCCCCAGAGGTACAAGGTCCCCAACCCCAGCAGCTAATTTGAATCCACATTTGATTCCCTCTACCTTGGTCCCCCCATGCTTCCCTGGCTGGACACAGGAGGAGGCAGATGGGTGGGTGCCTGCCCCTGCTATTCCCCCACTCGCACCCCTGTCTGGTCACTTCCCTGCAGCCCGCCGTCCCCCATGCATCTCTAAGCTCAGCAGCGTGACTGGCCGCCTCCCGTGTGGGTGTTTGCAGTTGGACACCCTCCCTCCTGCCCGccacccccctcctccccaggcctcagccgccggccagccccctccccgccccccctccTGTCCCCTGCCGCCTCCTCAGcagcctctcttcctcctggcaaagcgtccagcccctgcctgctcctccccGGGTCCAGGGCGCCTCCGGCAGGCGcttccctcccgccctccctccctcctccggtggccgccgcctcctcccctctcctgctccaGTCCCCTttcaccccatccctgccccgACTCTGCAAACATGAGGGTCTTGGCCTGCATCCTCGGTGAGTGACCCCTTCTCCTTGGGGACTCAGGGGCCTGGGCCCCACTCTCTGACCCCTGAGCTCATCCATTTGAGGGACTCAGACTTCCCGGGCCCCATCTCTGGCGCTTGGATACGGGACATCTGGCCCTCCCTGCCTGATCCCCCAGGGACCCAGCCTCCTGCATGCCCAGTCCCACGCTTTTAAGAGCCGCAGGACTTGCCCACCCCCTACCACCAGCCTTGAACCTGTGGAGAGTCACCCACCATTTGACTTTTAGCCAGGCCCCCGGGGAGCACCAAGGGCCTggcccccctgcccccgccccgtCCTGACTTGAGGCATTTGGGGCCCCACCCGTCTCAGGGGCCTGAATATTGCCTGTCCTCGGCCCGGATTCCTGCTTCCCAGCGGTGGGGTTTCTGGTTCAGAGGTGTGaggattctgtgtgtgtgtgtattggggtATTCAAGACAAGGGGCCTGTGCTGGAGAAAGGACCCCCTTGGGCCTGCCCCTCACTCTGTCCCACCCCTCCAACCTCCCTTCCAGCGGCTCTGATGGGGATCCAGGCTGTTGGTAAGTGGCCCCGAACACTCCCGGTCCTGTGCCCGGCCTCGCCCTCTGCTGGGACTCTGGCCACCACCTCATCCGGCTGTGACCTCGGGCGCTGCTCCtcccagaaccactgggcggccAATCTCCTGCTTCCCACTGGGGCCCGTGTCTCTCACCACTGCTCTCCTCGAGTTGAGGTCCCCACCAATGGCCAGGACAGCTGGCCTCCCGGTCACATCCTGCAGGACAGCCCCCGGCCCCTGCCTTCCCTCTGGCCCCCGGGCCTCTGGGATGTCACAGCCTTTCCTCCGTCCCCCCAGAGCGGCTGCGTCTGGCGGACGGCCCCCATGGGTGTGCTGGCCGGCTGGAGGTGTGGCACGGCGGGCGCTGGGGGACCGTGTGCGACGACGGATGGGACCTGCGTGACGCCGCTGTGGCCTGCCGGGAGCTGGGCTGTGGGGGGGCGCTGGCCGCCCCTGGAGGTGCCTTCTTCGGGGAGGGCGTGGGGCCCGTGTGGCTGAGCGAGCTGGCCTGCCGGGGCAGCGAGGGGCAGCTGGGCCTCTGCCCCCACCGGGGCTGGAAGGCCCACATCTGCTCCCACGAGGAGGACGCCGGCGTCGTCTGTGCAGGTGAGGGGACCTGCTGGTGCTCAGCCCAGGATCTCTGAGGGTCCAGATGTCCCGGCACCCCCAATCCCTGACACCCCCTCCAAAGCCAGGTGTCTCCCTCCAGGACCCGCAGCTTAGCGTGTGGGggtcccagcccctgcctctctcccaggGCCCACCCCCTCCATCGCGCTGTGCTCTCTTGCAGGTCAGCGTGTGGCCAACGCAAGGGACAGAGATGAGTCACCTTCGGTCCTGGATGGGCACTCCTTGCTGGGGCTGTCTGGGGAGCTGAGCCCGGGCTCTGAGGAGCCTCCCGTGACCCACGGTGAGCCCACCCTGCCTGGTTCCCTCCTTCTTGTTTCAGAGGTGCGGGGAGGGGCCTTCTTCATGGAGACCCCCCAGCAGACGGACAGGTGCCTGCTCTCCTCCACAGTCCCAAGGGTCCCCTTCAAAACCCCTTCGGAAGCACGGCCTGTCCCCCCAGGTGGGAGGAAGGGTGAGCAGCTCCCAACCTCCCTCCCTGGtgtctcctctcccagcccctcgcCCAGCCGGGAACCCCCAGAACAGCTCCCGGAAGAAGAGCCCCCGGCCGCCTAAGCAGGCCAAGTCCACCAGGGCCCCTTTGCTGACGGCCGGAGCCCCCCGCCAGGGTGAGTCCCCTGAAGGCTCCTCTCTACAGATCAGCACAGGGCGAGCCCCTAGGCCCAGTCTGGCCCAAACTGCGGACCCCCCGGGTGCCCTCCTCTTAACCTGTGGCCCTGGCAGGGCTCCAGCGAGCGTCCCATCCCTCATGGTGTCAGAAAGTCAGGTCCGG
This window encodes:
- the NAT14 gene encoding probable N-acetyltransferase 14; protein product: MAPSHLSVREMREDEKPVVLEMLKAGVKDTENRVALHALTRPPALLLLAAASSGLRFVLASFALALLLPVFLAVAAMKLGLRARWGSLPPPGGLGGPWVAVRGSGDVCGVLALAPGSNAGDGARVTRLSVSRWHRRRGVGRRLLAFAESRARAWAGGMGEPRARLVVPVAVAAWGVAGMLEGCGYQAEGSWGCMGYTLVREFSKDL